The Ziziphus jujuba cultivar Dongzao chromosome 3, ASM3175591v1 region TGACTAAATTAGGGATAATATTGGCGAAAGAGTGATAGGTCCTGAACAAAAAAATCCCCCACCAAGTGTGATAGCTAAATTGGAGAGAATATTAACAGAGAATGACCAAtctaccattaaatatagggtGTTGCAAAACTGTAAATATGGATATAGTTTAGGAGCAAATAGTGTCAATTACCCCAAACAAAGGCACACAAAATGTTATGAgctatttgtttaaaattagcttctttttttaatatataatataatataatatatatatatatataacttttagtAGAGAGTggtattggttttttatttttttattttttttattttttgtaaattttctaatatttttgtgCCACTAACTTGTTTCCCCACTTTTCAAATTTGCATTATTGACACTTTATGTATTATATTGTTGAGTATTGTAAAAGAAATTGAACAATATTCAAAATCCCCTGTATTTTCCACGCACCGGTTAAGGACCGAGATAAATGCTTCATCCGTTTGTATCTATGTAAAATCTATCGCCTACTATAAGGCTGAAATATAAACAGTActcacaaataataaaaatagaaacttGGAAACCTTATTTTTCTTGCAGGACAAAAGCATTATCCTTTAACCTTACAGTAATTTATTGAACCCGATCCTTATAAAAAGCAGAGAAACTTTTCTCATTTCAAAGCACTACATATCCCATTGATACTCCAATTACAATGACACATCTACAACCCATCAAGACAATCGTCTACTCTATCTTAggaacaaaaaaggaaaaaagaagaaaaaaggataaTCTTCCACTCAAAGCCATATGTTTGATTTGGACCACCTTCTTCTTTGAAGTATGTGGACAGAGAATGTTGTGCCTCATTATTATTCCAGCACATTTTAAACAATAGAAATCTACGTAATcacaagtttttaaaaaatgctaGTTGTCACCATGgttgatttgtttgtttgttttatttttttattcgatGGACTAGTTATAATAATTCTTTCtaaattcatgatttttttaaacGTAGGTGtgaattgtttatcaaatgaggcaatttcattttatatatacttgCAAAGTTGAAAGGACTGAATTAAATTTCACTTGACACATTCTTGCTAAGCTAAAGGGGCTGAATTAAAGAGACACAAGTCCCTAAAACCCAGACCAACCCAGACCTTCCATTTCATTTGATTGGACCAGATTTTCCTTCAGCCAATGTACCCCAGGAGAACCATCACCTTTACTCCACTAGTAATTAAAAATTACCGAATTAAGAGACTGCCATATTTGTTTTGGGATCTTAAAAACAGAAATTGTATAAACTGGAATTGATTGAACTACAGACTTAACATACACATTATCTCTTTGTTAGACCATAAGCTCATTTTGGGATTTAGCAATGAAAATCAGAAAGGAAACATATTCTGAGAATTCAAAATAAATCTTAACACTAACATACATATACACACCCATCTTCCCGAAACTTCTTTAACACACCAATTTCCTCtacgaaaagaaaaagaaaaaaaaaattcccataaTCATCAATATTCATCCAACAATTAATATAGAACACAATATATATTCCAACCTCAGCATCTCGACATTTAGACCTTTCTTCGGCCCCTgcaacaaattagaaaattataagttcataaaacaaaaaacttcttttttatttctgttttggttggaagaaaaaaaaaaggaaaaaaaagggaacacaCAAAACAAAGTCATTTTGATTTGCATAGTTCTAATTTCTTCATCTGGTTTTGCAATTATCATTGGAAGAAATTTCCTACTCTCTATTTTTTAATGGATGTATGTAATAATATAAGTTGGGTGTtcttgaaaaatatgaaaaatgaaaaaaaacaaaaacaaaagaagaataatGTTGGGTGTACTTGGTATTGCTCAGTAAGATAAACGCTTGTGCCATGtgcaattattttatgattagcaTATGAGCCATGTTCTTCCACTTAACAAGATACATTTTCCAGACATAGTTTTAACAAATGGGAAATTACATATTTACTTGATCGTCTAATCCATGAAGTTGTAGGTTTAAGACGTGCCTTTCTCCTCTTTAGGTTACACATTgttgtaataatataacaaggaaaaaaaaaaccgcaTAAACAAATACTTTATTAATCTGTAATTTCTATAATTAAAGTGAAGTTCTCTTTACATAATATTTACGAAATTAATAGACAGGTAGAAGGGCTAATGCAATTTATCTTTAATTgtgtaaataagaaaatatttttgttaggaAAATTGAAACGAAACAACATTATAGGAGATACAGATTAATAATTCGACTAGATTTAACAATTGAAAACAGAGTTATTAATGCAGAATGCAATCTTCATATAGTAACAAATAAACAAGCTAAGGATATTATTTTCCctcaattaaaaattcaaaatgaagtatatattttaacccaaaaaaaaaaatgaagtatcAGATTAACTTTTAGCAAAGAGGATattatatgtcttccaaaattctacaatttttttttctacattaaAACTTTTTTCCCACCTTTAACATTTTCATTGTAGATATTACAATACAGCGTATTTAATATTCtgtttgcccaaaaaaaaaaaaaagaaaaaaaaaagagtcctAATGATCtgttaaaagaaacaaaacaatctATATTGGCTGGATATGCAAATTTGCAAGAGGCAACAAATAGTATcgtgagaaggaaaaaaatataataataataataataataataataacaattccaACTAGTTGACAaggctaaaattttaataacgctatagagaaaaataaataaagaaaaactgtAACAGGAGGCATAGTTAATTACATACCTCACTAGATTTGTTCTCGCACCTCCAAACACATAAGCAAGCAGTGTCTTCTAGGCATACAGTAAATTACTGAATCCAATCTTTATCAAAAACAGAGTAAATTTTTCATTAGAAAGCACTATATATCCCAATGATACTCCAATCACGATTCCACATCCATAACCCACCAAGATGATCTTCCAGTCAAACCCATAACCACCTTCTTCTTCGAACTTTGTGGTCGGAGATTGTGGTGCCTCATTATTGCCACATATTTTAGACAATGGAAATCCACATAATCCCATATTTTCGCTGTATGAAGTGTTGTCGAATGTGTTGAATTGCTTGCCACTAGGTATGGGTCCAACCAATCTGTTTTTTGAGAGATTTAACACTTCAAGAGATATCATGTTTGTCAATTGTTGAGGAATCTCTCCAACAAGCTCATTCGAAGAGAGGTCTAACCATTCAAGGTtactcaaattttccaatgttgATGGGATAGTACCAGTCAATTTATTATGTGAAAAGTTGAGCCCTTTAAGAGACTTTAGCTTGCCGATCAACTTTGGAATCtctccttcaaaattattttttgacaaGTCAATTGTTGTGAACATGGTTTGAATTTTCACCAATTCAATAAAGAAGCCTTTTATGACAACAATGGTAGATTCATAATATTGATCTTCTCCCATGTATGTCAATTGGTCCGAATATGCATCCATCATGGCCAAcaaattcttgaaatattttgttggcAAATTACCACTGAACTCATTGTCAGAGAGGTCCATGATTCGCAACGTTTGGAAAGGAAGTGCAGTTTTGGGACTAACATCTATGGAACCATGAAATCTATTAGATCTCAAGATAAGAACTTGTAGCATAGGAAGAGATTCCAACCAGTAGGGAAATGTGCCATTTATCTTGTTATTTCCAACATCTAAAATTTCCATCTTTTTACATCTGACCAAAGATTGCGGCAATATCCCACCGAGTTGATTTCCATTAAGGTTGAGATTCCTCAATGAATTTCCCTTTGCAAATGTCAGAGGAATTGTGCCATGCAACTTGTTTGTATGCAGATTCAACACTGACAAGCTGATACTAAAATTTCCAAGACACGGATGAACCTTCCCAGTGAGAGAATTATTGGATAAATCAAGATAATTAAGTGAATTAAGATCACAAATTGAAGAAGGTATCTCTCCACTCAATTGGTTTTCGGAGATTGAAAGGTATTCCAGTCTTTTTAACTTTGAAAAGTCGTTTATCCCGACATCACCGCTCAAGATATTTGAGGAAAGATCTAGGAAAGTAAGATTCACTTGTTGAAAGATTGAGCTTGGAAGGGATCCGCGGAGTTTATTATTACTTAAATCGAGACTCACCAAGGGATGGAATTGAAATTCCTCAATGTAACCAGTGAATTGGTTACTACTAAGATCTAGATTCTCCAAAGATTTTAAGGAGTACAGCCAACCAGGAATTTTCCCGTCGAGTAGGTTATCAGATAAGTACAGAGATTCTAACTCCAATGGAAGAGGACCGCCGGATGTTAAACTATTTGATGAGTTATCATATGAGAAAGAAAGTTGGGTGGAGTTATAACTAGAAATTTCAGGAAGCTGGCCAGTAAAGTTGTTGTCTGACAAATCTAATGATATGAGGCGCTCTAGATGCATCAGAGATGACCATGGGATTTCACCACCAAAATTGTTAGAGGAGAGATCTAACACACTGATTTGAGTGAGGTTAGCAAGCAAAGTGGGATTCCATCCTAGTATTTTACAACTCCCGAGGTACAGAAATTCCAAAGAGtacttgaaattttgaattagaTAAGGGAAATCTATTAAGAGTTTAGAATCAAAAAGACTCAATCGCTTGAGTGGACTACTAGTATTCCGATTAGATTTAGGGAACAAGGAACCGGTGAGATTCTCATTCCCACCTAAATAAAGCATTTCAAGTTTTGGTAGGTGGAAAATGTAATCTGCAGGTAAGTTCCCTCCGAGACTGCAAAGACTGAGCGTAAGGTTTatcaaagaagaagacaaaTTCATCAAGACAACAGGGGAAACAGAGGACATATCAACTCGACTCAGATAAAATGCTTCAAGATTGGTAAGGTTTGTGACAATTCTTTTCAAGGTAAAAGTGTCTACTTTCAGTTTATGAATATTATTCCAAGAAAGATCAAGCGTAACCAGTTTGGATAGGTACGAGATTTCTGGTGGTACATTCCCCAAAAAATTAGAATCATACAATATAAGGTGCTCTAAATCGGAAAACTTACCGAATTCAGACGGAATTGTTGAGCCTCCAAAATCATTTTGTGAGAGGTGAAGACTCTGTAGATTGCGAAGGAAGAAAAGAGTGCTGTTAGAATGAAAAGCTCCTTGAAGGCTGGCACAAGAAAGATCAAGGCCGATCACATGACCAGCCTTTTCATCACACGTGACTCCTCTCCATGCACAACAATTTGATGCGTCATTCTTGGCCCAAGAGATTGTCGAAGGATCAATACCATCACATTCATAATAATCAGAAGCAATGGTATTATTAATGGAAAATGAGTTTTTGAATTGGATCAAAGCGGATCTCTCGTACGGATGGCACAATGGAGAAGGATGATGAATAATGGAGGAAGAAGAAACATTTGACGATGTCtgaaatgaagaaaaaggaagaagaaagaaaagcaacGATAGCAATGAAAACCAACCCATCAGAAAAATGCTACTACCAATCTATTTGTTGTTAATAGCTGTAAGCTGTGTACATATTTATAATGAATGCAAATCTGTGCACTACGTGGTTtgtcttttaattatattatgaaaaagACTGATTGTTGACTCTGTTTTTAATTTCCGTCTGAATCCAATTGATAAAAGCGTGGCGCGTTAGCTGCATTTTAATAGGACAATGAAacagttttccaaaaattaattttccctGTAATGAGTTTCCTTCTCAGTGTTTTCTTTGTAATGATATTCTCAAAATTTgcaagtaattaatttaatgtGTGTCTTTAGAAAAATTGTAATCACTTTctctaaaaatattataacgATACCA contains the following coding sequences:
- the LOC112492316 gene encoding receptor-like protein 9DC3, whose translation is MGWFSLLSLLFFLLPFSSFQTSSNVSSSSIIHHPSPLCHPYERSALIQFKNSFSINNTIASDYYECDGIDPSTISWAKNDASNCCAWRGVTCDEKAGHVIGLDLSCASLQGAFHSNSTLFFLRNLQSLHLSQNDFGGSTIPSEFGKFSDLEHLILYDSNFLGNVPPEISYLSKLVTLDLSWNNIHKLKVDTFTLKRIVTNLTNLEAFYLSRVDMSSVSPVVLMNLSSSLINLTLSLCSLGGNLPADYIFHLPKLEMLYLGGNENLTGSLFPKSNRNTSSPLKRLSLFDSKLLIDFPYLIQNFKYSLEFLYLGSCKILGWNPTLLANLTQISVLDLSSNNFGGEIPWSSLMHLERLISLDLSDNNFTGQLPEISSYNSTQLSFSYDNSSNSLTSGGPLPLELESLYLSDNLLDGKIPGWLYSLKSLENLDLSSNQFTGYIEEFQFHPLVSLDLSNNKLRGSLPSSIFQQVNLTFLDLSSNILSGDVGINDFSKLKRLEYLSISENQLSGEIPSSICDLNSLNYLDLSNNSLTGKVHPCLGNFSISLSVLNLHTNKLHGTIPLTFAKGNSLRNLNLNGNQLGGILPQSLVRCKKMEILDVGNNKINGTFPYWLESLPMLQVLILRSNRFHGSIDVSPKTALPFQTLRIMDLSDNEFSGNLPTKYFKNLLAMMDAYSDQLTYMGEDQYYESTIVVIKGFFIELVKIQTMFTTIDLSKNNFEGEIPKLIGKLKSLKGLNFSHNKLTGTIPSTLENLSNLEWLDLSSNELVGEIPQQLTNMISLEVLNLSKNRLVGPIPSGKQFNTFDNTSYSENMGLCGFPLSKICGNNEAPQSPTTKFEEEGGYGFDWKIILVGYGCGIVIGVSLGYIVLSNEKFTLFLIKIGFSNLLYA